A region from the Papaver somniferum cultivar HN1 unplaced genomic scaffold, ASM357369v1 unplaced-scaffold_125, whole genome shotgun sequence genome encodes:
- the LOC113331290 gene encoding F-box protein At3g07870-like: MKVSGMSNLEMLNNGGGKRRGRKRKPDPDVAAATGESNSIMKYLANEIKLDILSRLPIPSVLNCKLVCKNWRETIQNPTFGNTHLRRALLGQQQQQLNDRDSKVSFLLLTLEEKTRIYNGYYFENRKSPEEIMELQRYEDLWLTEEGRRQIESGEYFEDRKPSVEFKIINHPLIKKHSGTGAIVGSCNGLVCISIPYTHHIDDPIYICNPTLGEKITLPRFTLMAKNKNNVEYKKTTYLDGHLVSGFGYNTKTDEFKVVRIHYFVSRRSELSKGQVQVYTLGSGKEICSPWRGILADGALHWLDEEWNIVAFELAEEEFSLLPSPTCFRPGVVNFFTLQGHNFNFDMRLLALRGCDMVLGVDWMKNISLVKFDFKKMTITFTKDGEEVTLLGNTEAAKISLMSGSAGKRYFNKDRHGIMGHL; this comes from the exons ATGAAGGTCAGTGGTATGTCGAATTTGGAAATGCTTAACAATGGAGGAGGAAAAAGAAGGGGACGAAAAAGAAAACCAGATCCAGATGTAGCAGCAGCGACTGGTGAGTccaattcgatcatgaaatatctTGCAAATGAAATCAAATTAGACATACTTTCTCGATTACCAATTCCTTCAGTATTAAATTGCAAGTTAGTTTGTAAAAATTGGCGCGAAACTATTCAAAACCCTACCTTCGGCAATACTCATCTCCGTCGAGCTTTATTagggcaacaacaacaacagcttaATGATCGAGATAGTAAGGTTAGTTTTCTGTTACTGACTTTAGAGGAGAAAACTCGAATTTATAATGGATATTATTTTGAGAATAGAAAATCCCCTGAAGAAATTATGGAACTCCAGAGATATGAAGATCTTTGGTTAACTGAAGAAGGAAGAAGGCAAATTGAGAGTGGGGAATATTTTGAGGATAGGAAACCAAGTGTGGAATTCAAAATTATCAATCATCCTCTTATTAAGAAGCATTCTGGCACAGGTGCCATTGTAGGGTCTTGTAATGGTTTGGTTTGTATCTCTATACCTTATACACACCACATTGATGATCCTATATACATATGTAATCCTACCCTCGGAGAGAAGATTACTCTTCCAAGATTCACATTGATGGCTAAAAACAAGAACAATGTTGAGTATAAGAAAACTACTTATTTGGATGGTCATCTTGTGAGCGGGTTTGGGTACAACACTAAAACTGATGAATTTAAAGTTGTCAGGATCCACTATTTTGTGTCAAGGAGATCAGAGCTATCAAAGGGTCAAGTTCAGGTTTATACTCTTGGTAGTGGAA AGGAGATTTGTAGCCCATGGCGTGGTATCCTTGCAGATGGTGCGCTTCATTGGTTAGATGAAGAATGGAATATTGTAGCATTTGAATTGGCAGAAGAGGAGTTCAGTTTGCTCCCATCACCAACTTGTTTCCGTCCTGGTGTTGTGAACTTTTTCACACTGCAG GGCCATAATTTTAATTTTGATATGAGGTTGTTGGCTTTAAGAGGGTGTGATATGGTGTTGGGTGTTGATTGGATGAAGAATATTAgtcttgtgaaatttgatttcaagaagaTGACTATAACCTTCACTAAAGATGGAGAGGAAGTTACCTTATTGGGTAACACTGAAGCTGCCAAAATTTCTCTAATGTCAGGAAGTGCTGGAAAAAGGTATTTTAATAAAGACAGACATGGAATAATGGGTCATCTATAA